The Sphingobacterium bambusae genome includes a window with the following:
- the rimM gene encoding ribosome maturation factor RimM (Essential for efficient processing of 16S rRNA) gives MELNEAFYIGYITKTRGLKGELQLFFEFEDYMDLDVDVLFLEMNKKLVPYFVDTIKLQKNSTAYLNLEDVDHIDKAQPLVKKKAYLPLDKMPERDPEDFRYSDLIGYLVIDEEEGEIGEITHVQELPQQFMATVDFNGQELLFPLNDDLILGIDAEEEIIEVDLPEGLIDLYRGTEE, from the coding sequence ATGGAACTGAACGAAGCTTTCTACATCGGATATATTACCAAGACGCGCGGATTGAAAGGCGAGCTGCAGCTATTCTTTGAGTTTGAAGATTACATGGACCTCGACGTTGATGTGCTATTCTTGGAGATGAACAAAAAGCTTGTTCCCTACTTTGTAGATACCATCAAATTACAGAAAAATAGTACTGCATATCTCAACCTAGAGGATGTTGACCATATCGATAAGGCGCAGCCCCTAGTGAAGAAAAAAGCCTATCTGCCACTTGATAAAATGCCGGAGCGTGATCCAGAAGATTTCAGATATTCCGACTTGATTGGCTATTTGGTAATTGATGAAGAAGAAGGGGAGATTGGTGAGATCACCCATGTACAGGAGCTTCCTCAGCAATTTATGGCGACGGTAGATTTCAATGGACAAGAATTGTTGTTCCCTTTGAATGACGATTTGATACTAGGAATCGATGCCGAAGAGGAAATTATCGAAGTAGATTTGCCTGAAGGGTTGATCGACCTCTACCGCGGAACAGAAGAATAG